The Thiothrix subterranea genome has a segment encoding these proteins:
- a CDS encoding TusE/DsrC/DsvC family sulfur relay protein yields MMFSDVSLDEMFPRAHAVMRAPLPTLKTHDVYQLIRTNAAERGMTLTAEHMAVINFILDFYEHCDDCQNARMLADMLQDEFLPQGGRKYLYQLFPDGPLSTIHDIAELPKLGNETDKSFGTNW; encoded by the coding sequence ATGATGTTTAGCGATGTTTCTTTGGATGAGATGTTCCCACGCGCCCACGCGGTCATGCGAGCACCGTTGCCCACACTTAAAACCCATGACGTTTACCAGCTAATTCGCACCAACGCCGCTGAACGCGGCATGACCTTGACAGCAGAACACATGGCAGTGATCAATTTCATACTCGACTTCTACGAACACTGCGATGACTGTCAGAATGCGCGAATGCTGGCAGATATGCTGCAAGACGAATTTTTACCCCAAGGCGGGCGTAAATACTTGTATCAACTCTTCCCCGATGGCCCACTGAGCACCATCCACGACATTGCTGAATTGCCCAAATTAGGCAATGAAACCGATAAAAGTTTCGGCACTAACTGGTAA